In Populus trichocarpa isolate Nisqually-1 chromosome 12, P.trichocarpa_v4.1, whole genome shotgun sequence, a genomic segment contains:
- the LOC18103631 gene encoding rust resistance kinase Lr10 isoform X16 codes for MSLEMDLSVVCLLMLVLVCHGAGHNETFQEARCKKHGPAIRFPFRLDKQPVHCGYDPRFVLSCNQRNETLLQLPTSVTLNIKKIDYASRLIIAADPDNCLPRQLRNFSLSQSPFKFAGQYQDDYALFNCTSKQGDYYDPISCLGVPGYDIYAYSSNNFLGYTDLTNCTKMYNVPSIPSEMIRGDNILHLNWSEPAACVGCEEQGKFCGWKKNTSKLETECYEKPKSNKVATVGSVLVLLVLLAAYRVYSSDKAAKNNQKRIENFLADYKALKPARYTYADIKRITDEFKDKLGQGAYGTVFKGKLSDEIFVAVKILNNSTGNGEEFINEVATMGKIHHVNVIRLVGYCADGFRRALVYDYLPNESLEKFVSSEHGETSSLSWEKLQDIALGMAKGIEYLHQGCDQRILHFDIKPHNILLDDHFNPKISDFGLAKLCSKDQSAVSMTTARGTMGYIAPEVFSRNFGHVSYKSDVYSFGMVLLEMVGGRKTIDDKVENSNQIYFPEWVYNSLDKGEELRIRIEKEGDAQIAKKLTLVGLWCIQWHPVDRPSMNTVVQMLEGEGDKLTMPPSPFASAGPGRMHANMPGRPHYQALEVISETE; via the exons ATGTCTTTGGAAATGGATCTCTCTGTAGTTTGCTTGTTGATGCTGGTCCTTGTATGTCATGGAGCTGGCCATAACGAAACGTTCCAGGAAGCAAGGTGTAAGAAGCATGGTCCGGCCATAAGATTTCCATTCAGACTCGACAAGCAGCCAGTTCACTGTGGCTATGATCCTCGGTTTGTTCTATCTTGCAATCAAAGGAACGAAACATTGTTGCAGCTACCAACTTCTGTGACGCTCAACATCAAGAAAATTGACTATGCATCACGGTTAATCATTGCAGCTGATCCAGATAACTGCCTCCCAAGACAGCTTAGAAACTTCAGTTTATCTCAATCTCCTTTCAAATTTGCAGGCCAGTACCAGGATGATTATGCCCTTTTCAACTGTACATCAAAGCAAGGAGATTATTATGATCCGATATCTTGCCTTGGTGTTCCTGGATATGATATCTATGCCTATAGTTCTAATAATTTCCTCGGTTATACAGACCTGACTAATTGTACCAAGATGTATAATGTTCCATCAATTCCATCGGAAATGATTCGCGGTGATAATATTCTTCACTTGAATTGGTCAGAACCAGCAGCATGTGTAGGTTGTGAAGAACAAGGCAAGTTCTGCGGATGGAAGAAAAACACTTCTAAGCTTGAAACTGAATGCTATGAGAAGCCTAAATCAAATAAAG TTGCAACCGTGGGTTCAGTTCTTGTATTACTGGTATTGTTGGCAGCCTACCGTGTCTACAGCTCTGATAAAGCAGCGAAAAACAATCAGAAAAGGATTGAAAACTTTCTGGCAGATTATAAAGCTCTCAAGCCCGCAAGATACACATATGCTGACATTAAAAGGATTACGGATGAGTTCAAGGACAAGCTGGGTCAGGGAGCATATGGAACTGTGTTTAAAGGAAAGCTTTCTGATGAGATCTTTGTTGCTGTGAAGATCCTGAACAACTCAACAGGAAACGGAGAAGAGTTCATCAATGAAGTGGCAACAATGGGAAAGATCCATCACGTCAATGTTATACGCTTAGTTGGTTACTGTGCTGATGGATTTCGAAGAGCTCTAGTCTATGATTACCTGCCAAATGAATCACTAGAGAAATTTGTATCTTCAGAACATGGCGAAACCTCCAGTCTTAGCTGGGAGAAGCTTCAGGATATTGCTCTTGGCATGGCTAAAGGCATCGAATATCTTCACCAAGGCTGTGATCAGCGAATCCTCCATTTCGACATCAAACCTCATAACATCTTGTTAGATGACCATTTCAATCCAAAGATTTCTGATTTCGGTCTGGCAAAGCTGTGCTCCAAGGATCAGAGTGCCGTGTCCATGACTACAGCTCGAGGAACCATGGGGTATATTGCACCTGAAGTTTTCTCTAGGAACTTTGGGCATGTTTCCTATAAGTCtgatgtttatagttttggaATGGTGTTGCTCGAAATGGTCGGAGGGAGGAAGACTATCGATGATAAGGTAGAGAACAGCAACCAAATCTACTTCCCAGAATGGGTCTACAACAGCCTGGATAAAGGAGAAGAGCTGAGAATCAGAATTGAAAAGGAGGGGGACGCGCAAATCGCAAAGAAGCTGACTCTTGTAGGACTATGGTGCATTCAGTGGCACCCCGTGGATCGTCCGTCCATGAATACTGTCGTGCAAATGTTGGAAGGAGAAGGAGACAAGTTAACAATGCCTCCTAGCCCTTTTGCTTCTGCAGGTCCTGGAAGAATGCATGCAAATATGCCAGGGAGACCTCATTATCAAGCGTTGGAGGTGATCTCTGAAACAGAGTAA
- the LOC18103631 gene encoding rust resistance kinase Lr10 isoform X3, which translates to MSLEMDLSVVCLLMLVLVCHGAGHNETFQEARCKKHGPAIRFPFRLDKQPVHCGYDPRFVLSCNQRNETLLQLPTSVTLNIKKIDYASRLIIAADPDNCLPRQLRNFSLSQSPFKFAGQYQDDYALFNCTSKQGDYYDPISCLGVPGYDIYAYSSNNFLGYTDLTNCTKMYNVPSIPSEMIRGDNILHLNWSEPAACVGCEEQGKFCGWKKNTSKLETECYEKPKSNKGKIRKIEGAVATVGSVLVLLVLLAAYRVYSSDKAAKNNQKRIENFLADYKALKPARYTYADIKRITDEFKDKLGQGAYGTVFKGKLSDEIFVAVKILNNSTGNGEEFINEVATMGKIHHVNVIRLVGYCADGFRRALVYDYLPNESLEKFVSSEHGETSSLSWEKLQDIALGMAKGIEYLHQGCDQRILHFDIKPHNILLDDHFNPKISDFGLAKLCSKDQSAVSMTTARGTMGYIAPEVFSRNFGHVSYKSDVYSFGMVLLEMVGGRKTIDDKVENSNQIYFPEWVYNSLDKGEELRIRIEKEGDAQIAKKLTLVGLWCIQWHPVDRPSMNTVVQMLEGEGDKLTMPPSPFASAGPGRMHANMPGRPHYQALEVISETE; encoded by the exons ATGTCTTTGGAAATGGATCTCTCTGTAGTTTGCTTGTTGATGCTGGTCCTTGTATGTCATGGAGCTGGCCATAACGAAACGTTCCAGGAAGCAAGGTGTAAGAAGCATGGTCCGGCCATAAGATTTCCATTCAGACTCGACAAGCAGCCAGTTCACTGTGGCTATGATCCTCGGTTTGTTCTATCTTGCAATCAAAGGAACGAAACATTGTTGCAGCTACCAACTTCTGTGACGCTCAACATCAAGAAAATTGACTATGCATCACGGTTAATCATTGCAGCTGATCCAGATAACTGCCTCCCAAGACAGCTTAGAAACTTCAGTTTATCTCAATCTCCTTTCAAATTTGCAGGCCAGTACCAGGATGATTATGCCCTTTTCAACTGTACATCAAAGCAAGGAGATTATTATGATCCGATATCTTGCCTTGGTGTTCCTGGATATGATATCTATGCCTATAGTTCTAATAATTTCCTCGGTTATACAGACCTGACTAATTGTACCAAGATGTATAATGTTCCATCAATTCCATCGGAAATGATTCGCGGTGATAATATTCTTCACTTGAATTGGTCAGAACCAGCAGCATGTGTAGGTTGTGAAGAACAAGGCAAGTTCTGCGGATGGAAGAAAAACACTTCTAAGCTTGAAACTGAATGCTATGAGAAGCCTAAATCAAATAAAG GCAAAATAAGGAAGATAGAGGGTGCAG TTGCAACCGTGGGTTCAGTTCTTGTATTACTGGTATTGTTGGCAGCCTACCGTGTCTACAGCTCTGATAAAGCAGCGAAAAACAATCAGAAAAGGATTGAAAACTTTCTGGCAGATTATAAAGCTCTCAAGCCCGCAAGATACACATATGCTGACATTAAAAGGATTACGGATGAGTTCAAGGACAAGCTGGGTCAGGGAGCATATGGAACTGTGTTTAAAGGAAAGCTTTCTGATGAGATCTTTGTTGCTGTGAAGATCCTGAACAACTCAACAGGAAACGGAGAAGAGTTCATCAATGAAGTGGCAACAATGGGAAAGATCCATCACGTCAATGTTATACGCTTAGTTGGTTACTGTGCTGATGGATTTCGAAGAGCTCTAGTCTATGATTACCTGCCAAATGAATCACTAGAGAAATTTGTATCTTCAGAACATGGCGAAACCTCCAGTCTTAGCTGGGAGAAGCTTCAGGATATTGCTCTTGGCATGGCTAAAGGCATCGAATATCTTCACCAAGGCTGTGATCAGCGAATCCTCCATTTCGACATCAAACCTCATAACATCTTGTTAGATGACCATTTCAATCCAAAGATTTCTGATTTCGGTCTGGCAAAGCTGTGCTCCAAGGATCAGAGTGCCGTGTCCATGACTACAGCTCGAGGAACCATGGGGTATATTGCACCTGAAGTTTTCTCTAGGAACTTTGGGCATGTTTCCTATAAGTCtgatgtttatagttttggaATGGTGTTGCTCGAAATGGTCGGAGGGAGGAAGACTATCGATGATAAGGTAGAGAACAGCAACCAAATCTACTTCCCAGAATGGGTCTACAACAGCCTGGATAAAGGAGAAGAGCTGAGAATCAGAATTGAAAAGGAGGGGGACGCGCAAATCGCAAAGAAGCTGACTCTTGTAGGACTATGGTGCATTCAGTGGCACCCCGTGGATCGTCCGTCCATGAATACTGTCGTGCAAATGTTGGAAGGAGAAGGAGACAAGTTAACAATGCCTCCTAGCCCTTTTGCTTCTGCAG